The nucleotide window AACAACTATCCTAACTGTGTGCAAACACAATGCCCCAAAGAAGCATACTAACTATCCaaggaattgaaatacaattctacCGCACGCAAGTAACAGCCACAGTCCTTTTATTAACATGCAGCTAGATtgtgtgtatataaaaaatacacttaaaataaggaaggtaatgttaaatattaaggtaaatgttagttttaagtcACAGCCGCGTTCCTCCACGTTCGCTTGTGGCCCACAAACATTatgtctgtgtttttttttattctgtactatatttttatactagtatCTGTAATtagatttaatgaatttaatttgctTTAGACTGTAGGGAAATTTATTGGGTGTATTTTTTTGTATGCATGTATATTTCAGGTGTAATCTATTtcacattaattaatttgatgtttCTTACTAATTTTGCTTCTGAGTGTTTTAAGTCTGTGTCAGATATGGGCAATGTATTAATAAAGTGGATTAATTGTGATGATTCGGttcacaaaaatacaataaattaaataataaaaaaatacattaacaaaatgaaaaaaccgatttcaaatggaaaaaattataaaactataaactacAAATGATGCAGCATTGAACAGAGAGCTTAATAATGTTCatgtaagtatataattttactgtaacttAACAATGTACACGActtataaagtaaatttctttcccagaaaaaacagaatttgtttttatttttaaataaatttgaggtTATAATGATACagtatatttgatttataatgtattttagagAATTAACTAAGCAGTGCTACACGCTACCAAAgatatttacagataaatatatttttatgtaaaatttagttttgattcAATATTACTAAATCTTTCATACTGTAAAAAACGATTTGGATTCATAGAAGGTATATTTGAAAAGGAATGATATGATAGATTAACGTGAATATTTGCTTCTAGTTCAATTTCAGTGAGTAGATTAAGAAAAGGAGGATTATTTTGCCACgtgtatttctttataaaagtttttcatcCTGCCTTTATAAGTCACACTAATCACACTAATTAAAATCCTATGGAAATTACTAAGAACATTTCctttcatctattattttttctttatttgttgtttgtttactaaaaagaaaataatttttgtattttatgtagaaaaatattttcctctttcactgtattgtttcatcatttttcctctttctcccactataatcaattttatatattttcaaactggcaatttacaattgaattttaaagtctcgcttttctaatattattataatccaCTAGTAATCTCTTTTAAGTTATTCTCTTTAGTTGTTAAAAGTGTTTGATAGCACAGTATCTCCCTCTATgaaattgaaaatggaaattttttcatacatctCAGTAGAATACAAGAACAGAAGAATATtgagttttattataacttaatattatttttcatgtttatatatttaatatgaatattcacgaaatttatttctgatttcataattaattacttattttatgaatgatttgtatacTTAATTAATGCCCCGGCCACAATTTGACCAATTTCAGTGAACATTCAgcatattcttataattaaatcatgatatttcagttatttttaggCAACTTTATTATGAGAATTAATCCAACATGACAAGCCATATAAACAAAGTCCCTTTATACGTAACTTGTTTTTAAGATTGATTTTATTACCTTGTTTGAATAGATGTTTTATTACTGTACATCTTATATACAGTATaagtaactattattaaataaataaaaaaaaataaataaaataaaataaataaatgaataaaacatcaaaactaaaaccaaaaagaaaaaataagtgtcAACAAACGCTGGGAGAAATGTATAACTCTGGATGATGACTATGTAGAAAAGTCTTaagagtaacaaataaaaattaagtttctatcttgattatttttagtaataattaaaactttgtgATACCCCCTCGTACCTACATAACCCTGTTATGACTATGTAATGTATtatgtaccaatcagaataaattatttattttattaattataataaaatttttttgtaacattagcattataaaagaacaaaatacaaatataaatgaaacacagtcataatgataaaacaaataagaaaaattaaattgaattattaacaacaaaaaagaatagtttttacaGACAATGTTtagcaattatattattaaatatgctcATAAAAATTTCTCTTGTTAAAACTGTGCTACAAACACAGGATTTGAACCAAGACATTCCTCATAAGATTTGGTACAAAGTAATTGCTGATAAATTAAAggatcaaaaattatatttggtgccttaagaagtaaataaaattaataggataGTCACTAATGAATCATGTAATGTTTGAAGAACTTGAAAATGTCAGGCAGTATTGTTTGTTGCTCTCACAGAGTTGAAATTATGGCTATACATTTACATACACAGTATGTTAGATGAGTTTAACTGTTTAATGAAGAGTAGAGGAGatctatgtttttaaattagttttaaatccaattttcaattaattttttgcacGGTAACtaacacataatttttatttgttcactattaattctacaaaaaaatctcataacacattaaaaatatatagtaaaataaataaaaaaataaaaaacagtaaaacaacAAACATTCAATACAGTCTTATTGGTGTAAAGGTTTtgatattattaactaatttcatattttttctaaactaaatttaataaatgaaaacccCAGTTTTGATAACagtaaaacaaatgaattaaaatatactaaaataaaatatcattaaaattacaacaatcatagcataaacaattaattttcgtAATATCACTTCACTGGTGCCTTTAACAGTTTTtacaatagaattatttaattcaaatacaacTTTACCTTCCAtgatcaaattttgttttgtattttcatctaatttttttgcaACATCATTAACAGCATCGACCAATTTCCTCTTAAGTTCAAAAATACGCTTTTCACCAAAATCAGTTACAGCAGCACCACCGGTATCAGCATCTTTTGTTGAAAACACACTGAATTTTTTTGCTAATGCTCTCTTACGTCTAAGTATTTGTCCTCCAGAAAGCAATCccatatataaatgataaatataagcAATTAATCGAGTAGGATCTTCTTTTTCTAAAGTTTGTAAATGTAGCAAATATTTCACTACACTCTCTCTaggaatgtaatttttattccaGTCAGGTCCCAAATAAAATGCTAAATCTTTCTCAAAAGCTTCAGTGCGTTGCATACCATCAATAGATAATTGACCGACACATGTATCTTTTAAACGTACCATAGCGCCTTCAAGGAaacgaaaaatttcataaaaaataagtaaaccttCAGCCCAAACTGAATTATCTGACAGTgctgaaataaaagaaacaatagaACAATAATCAATAGAAATTACTACTTAATTTAGGctctttaaaaattctgaaaatggattactgaaaaattaataaaccagaATAATCccacaatctaatattatttatcagacACTTTGTCTATTTACCATATAAAcaacttgaattattttttcaaaccacAGCAGTCTGCAGTCATCAAAATACAATATCAATTAAAACAACGaaaatgattacatacaaaattaaaataaatagtaacttcTTTCCAAATCATTTATGTACTATTCCTTGCTGTCATGACCAGATCCAGAATCTgaaccaaataataattattttacattacatttcatatatatatatatatatatatgtgaatatatGATGCGAATATATATGGTGTGAATATAAGCATGCAGAAAAGCACTTCAATAACGTTCaaattatctaaatttcatattttgaattaagttttgCTCACagaataaacttaattatatgatattaatttaacagattttttaaataaaatattgcatagtGATGTTCTAATTAAACATCACAGACTCATAACACAAAATTTGTGTTGTGTTTTGTCTTTACACAAAAGTTTTACAATCACAgtccattttttttaacacttaataGTGTATACATTTTCAAACATAATCTACCATTGtattgttttagaaatatttatacctGAACATGCTCAAATGTGTGGATTCCTGCATACACTGCACGCACACACATTTGTATTAAGTATCcatgtatttgtaagaaatttggtTTTGCAACAATAATACagatttatagtataaaaaaaaattgttgttttaaggTATGAAATTTTCCACGTAATCTCACATTCTGGGTTTGAATCATGAtcaagcttggcatttttcacacactacaaaatacatttctgatcacaaaaaaaaaggttagagtAGTTGTAAATGGACAGGTTTGTAATTATTGGAAAGgggataaacaaatttttatcattagcTAAGCCAGCAACTGTTGCCGTATTTAGGTCTGCATAAATTTTATGGATGAAAGTTATCAAATGTGAACTTAACTACATCAAGAAATGTACAAGCACACACAGAAGACAATGTTTCTCATCAGTaaatatccaaataaaagtaaataaacttctTTTGCTCAAAAAGTGGCTTCTAATTTAATGCACATTGCTGTGCATATTAAATTTGTTTGCATTGTAATAGCCTTTGaatgtcatcacaaatcagtgcATTCATTTACGTTGAATCAAACGTTTATTCAGAACTCATTTAAAATCCACCACTATTGTCCATTTATAGTACCAGTCTGTTAGTGGCATGTTTTACAAGAAgctacgaggtctgtaaataaagtagacCAGTTATTTTTGGCAGTCAAAatctgcggaaaagagttgcccaagtgagaccagccatcaaagacaactggatgccgCACTATGACAatacaccttgtcacactgcactctcagttaatgagtttttagcaaagaaaaacattcttgtagttcctcaaccaccttattcacctgacttgagtccctgcgactttttcctgtcccacactttaaaaaaaacaccattttggaacagtagaaaacataaagaaaatgtaactgatcatctgaaggatattccagtttctgagttccaacactgctatgaatagtgggaaaaccatttgaagcattgtcccttggcttcccaagggaactatttcaaaggtgatagggTACAAATATAATTGggttgtaaataaaaagattttctgaaacagtctcattactttatttacagacctcgaatatcaaataatgatatattttgtttataccaAATGTGGCATTATAGCTTGcagtattatttaaaagcaaaataaattaaaaaataaaaacttacattaagttcaagaaaacagaaaaatgttgtgATTCAGACTAAAAAAATTTGCTTGAGaagagttaaagaaataaaaatctttacaaaaatccTTGTTCCAATAATTTCTTCTGCACCTAATGGAACTTCTCCTACTCACTGCCACTAACCACTCAGTAGTACTTATTTAATGGCAGCACTTATCTGATAAGAGACATCACCATCATTGGATTCATATAGGATTTAAACACTATATCACTCAAAACagttcatttcaaaaaataacttaacgtAACATGTTGTATAAGCTAATGCTACCACCATATTGTGCGTATGCCACATTGGACTAGGATTACTTATTTGATAAAGCTTACTTGTAGCTAGCTCTCTTTTTGGAGAGCTGTTTTGCAATGCAGCATCCTATTTTGTCTGATTcagctgattattttttttacaatgttacttctatttttactctatttcaattacattttaactagaaatataaataaaagttaatgttttctttttttagtaaaaattaagtaaattcatttctgttaaatttgtaaatatttcaactCAAACcaatgaaattcaattttcttttaaaatttgaaagttcaAGTTTGATTTTTCTGTAAAACTTAATAAGTTTCCTTTTTAATTGCTTATACTTATAAGTCGTTCTAGTCTCTTTCTAAAGTATTTTTCtcttgcaatatttttttcttttatgcctTCTCACATTACACTCATACCaatcttcattttctacttttgattctctctctttttcttattCAATACTTTCTCTGGTTGCTTCCTTTATTATATCATTCTTCCTGTATACTAgcaccagttttctcattccattTAAACTGTCCTCAATTATCTGATAATCCTTTTCCAATTCAATTTATTAACATCCTACACTATCTTGTGATTACAAAATCCTCCTTCTTTCATGTAACACCgcttgttgggtaaagttaacaaaaaacacagctcgtatttgccaaaagaagttggactttaatgagaaagaacaaatgaacttatgttaaaaatcataaccttaaaactaaaaagaaaattatgaaaataacataatttgatgatacataagaatatcaactgaaatcagcatctgaacaatgatgttaaatgaaaaaatacatgaatatacacttttaaatacacattttgacaatatacatttttaacaaagcctgaaaacaagagaacatgaaacaccttaattttaattgtaaacttagaaaaacataatatcaatagaaaaatttaactggaaaacAGCTGTACTACTGACATATACTATAATATGACAAATAGCAATGAACGGATGTCAATAacttagataattaaattacaatagtttcagtataaaaagagttaattacaatataatcgcattgaaattaattgagcacgtaaaat belongs to Lycorma delicatula isolate Av1 chromosome 1, ASM4794821v1, whole genome shotgun sequence and includes:
- the Ho gene encoding heme oxygenase isoform X1; translated protein: MDIKNDTLPEKDDYLKYDEKEIPFNKLMRKATREIHAISDSLVNAKLAFALSDNSVWAEGLLIFYEIFRFLEGAMVRLKDTCVGQLSIDGMQRTEAFEKDLAFYLGPDWNKNYIPRESVVKYLLHLQTLEKEDPTRLIAYIYHLYMGLLSGGQILRRKRALAKKFSVFSTKDADTGGAAVTDFGEKRIFELKRKLVDAVNDVAKKLDENTKQNLIMEGKVVFELNNSIVKTVKGTSEVILRKLIVYAMIVVILMIFYFSIF
- the Ho gene encoding heme oxygenase isoform X2, giving the protein MRKATREIHAISDSLVNAKLAFALSDNSVWAEGLLIFYEIFRFLEGAMVRLKDTCVGQLSIDGMQRTEAFEKDLAFYLGPDWNKNYIPRESVVKYLLHLQTLEKEDPTRLIAYIYHLYMGLLSGGQILRRKRALAKKFSVFSTKDADTGGAAVTDFGEKRIFELKRKLVDAVNDVAKKLDENTKQNLIMEGKVVFELNNSIVKTVKGTSEVILRKLIVYAMIVVILMIFYFSIF